The following are encoded together in the Ovis aries strain OAR_USU_Benz2616 breed Rambouillet chromosome X, ARS-UI_Ramb_v3.0, whole genome shotgun sequence genome:
- the LOC114111470 gene encoding HIG1 domain family member 1A, mitochondrial-like: MSSDTDISLSSYDEDQGSKLIRKAREAPFVPIGMAGFAAIVAYGLCRLKSRGNTEMSVHLIHKRVAAQGLVVGAMTLGLYQGFWAKPKL; the protein is encoded by the coding sequence ATGTCAAGCGACacagatatttctctttcttcatatGATGAAGATCAGGGATCTAAACTTATCCGAAAAGCTAGAGAGGCACCATTTGTCCCCATTGGAATGGCAGGTTTTGCAGCAATTGTTGCATATGGATTATGTAGATTGAAGAGCAGGGGAAATACTGAAATGTCTGTTCACCTGATCCACAAGCGTGTGGCAGCCCAAGGCTTGGTTGTGGGAGCAATGACTCTTGGTCTGTATCAAGGATTCTGGGCAAAACCTAAACTTTAG